A window of Rubidibacter lacunae KORDI 51-2 contains these coding sequences:
- a CDS encoding homogentisate phytyltransferase translates to MSQPSGTQPRSFWREPRAWLQSFWTFSRPHTVIGTSLSVWALYAIAVDTVGEQSLSGASVAAIAWLACLGGNIYIVGLNQLTDVGIDRINKPHLPIAAGEFAPAQARWLVGLSGSSALAIAALSGRWLFATIATSLIVGTAYSLPPIRLKRSPLLAALCILFVRGVVVNLGLFLHFTSAIAGRELLTPSVWALSGFIFVFTIAIAIFKDVPDLEGDKQFNITTLTILLGKRSVFNIARWIASSCYLGLIAVSLVWEVDLNPVFLVATHFLLLGGLWWRSRGVDLDRKPEIVSFYQFIWKLFFLEYLLLPAACWLA, encoded by the coding sequence ATGAGCCAACCCTCTGGTACCCAACCGCGAAGTTTTTGGCGCGAGCCGAGGGCGTGGCTGCAGAGTTTCTGGACGTTCTCGCGCCCGCATACGGTGATTGGCACTAGTTTGAGCGTTTGGGCGCTCTACGCGATCGCGGTCGACACCGTCGGCGAGCAGTCACTATCTGGGGCGAGCGTGGCAGCGATCGCCTGGTTGGCATGCCTGGGCGGCAACATTTATATAGTCGGACTCAATCAATTGACCGACGTCGGTATCGATCGCATCAACAAACCGCACCTACCTATTGCAGCCGGCGAGTTCGCCCCCGCACAAGCACGATGGCTGGTCGGGCTATCCGGCAGCTCGGCCTTGGCGATCGCGGCCCTGTCTGGGCGCTGGCTATTCGCAACCATTGCCACCAGCCTAATCGTCGGCACAGCGTATTCGCTGCCGCCGATCCGCTTGAAGCGATCGCCGTTGCTCGCGGCCCTGTGCATTTTGTTCGTCCGTGGCGTAGTCGTGAATCTGGGGTTGTTCTTGCACTTCACGAGTGCGATCGCCGGACGGGAACTGCTGACACCGTCGGTGTGGGCGCTGAGTGGATTTATTTTTGTTTTTACGATTGCGATCGCGATCTTTAAAGACGTTCCCGACCTTGAAGGCGACAAGCAGTTCAACATCACGACGCTGACAATCCTGCTTGGGAAACGCTCGGTGTTTAACATCGCGCGCTGGATTGCCAGCAGCTGCTATCTCGGATTGATAGCTGTCAGCTTAGTCTGGGAGGTGGATCTGAACCCAGTTTTCCTCGTAGCAACGCATTTTTTGTTGCTCGGCGGCTTGTGGTGGCGCAGCCGAGGCGTCGATCTCGACCGCAAACCGGAAATTGTCAGCTTTTACCAGTTCATCTGGAAGTTGTTCTTTTTGGAGTATCTGTTGTTGCCCGCGGCGTGTTGGTTGGCTTAG
- a CDS encoding carboxypeptidase-like regulatory domain-containing protein, with the protein MRWHLLPLLAAPVIGIAASTTIVRAHGSAIDYRRAEAIELRATFDSGEPMAGAQVTVYAPYRPTEPWLKGTTDAGGRFTFLPDPKRAGSWDVKVRLAGHGTIVSIPGAEEDEVTTLAQTEWSSHSGYTPLQTAVMAAAGIWGCVGTALFFSRDRQPGNRPPSKRSERKRD; encoded by the coding sequence ATGAGATGGCATCTTTTACCACTGCTGGCGGCCCCGGTTATCGGGATAGCAGCCAGTACAACTATCGTGCGGGCTCACGGTTCGGCAATCGACTACCGCCGTGCGGAGGCAATCGAATTGCGCGCTACCTTCGATAGCGGCGAACCGATGGCCGGTGCGCAAGTAACGGTGTATGCGCCCTACCGTCCCACGGAGCCCTGGCTCAAGGGGACGACAGATGCAGGCGGACGGTTTACATTTTTGCCCGATCCCAAGCGGGCTGGAAGTTGGGATGTCAAAGTCAGACTGGCCGGACACGGCACTATCGTTAGCATACCGGGAGCCGAAGAAGATGAGGTCACTACCCTTGCGCAGACCGAGTGGTCGAGTCATAGCGGGTACACGCCGCTGCAGACAGCTGTAATGGCAGCTGCGGGCATCTGGGGATGCGTTGGCACGGCACTGTTTTTCAGTCGCGATCGCCAACCCGGCAATCGCCCTCCGAGCAAACGATCCGAACGCAAGCGAGACTGA
- a CDS encoding ribonuclease HII produces the protein MHSSATPPDRKGDPPVWELGPSVDPQTLLAGVDEVGRGALFGPVVAAAVVMPQSALPQLVELEVKDSKQLTPLRRRKLVGYLQELAFDWRIGYATAAEIDRINILQASLRAMRRAVLKLAPRPALCLVDGRFALPELPMEQVPMVGGDRRSPAIAAASILAKVWRDDLIARFAQRYPEYYLASNKGYGTPAHGQALQRYGPSPQHRLSFRPCRVVSPHPSSED, from the coding sequence ATGCATTCCTCTGCTACTCCACCCGATCGCAAGGGCGATCCACCCGTATGGGAACTCGGACCGTCGGTCGATCCCCAGACGCTCTTGGCGGGGGTCGATGAGGTGGGACGCGGCGCGCTGTTCGGTCCGGTGGTTGCGGCGGCAGTTGTGATGCCGCAGTCGGCGCTGCCCCAACTCGTTGAATTGGAAGTAAAAGATAGTAAGCAGCTGACGCCGCTGCGCCGCCGCAAGTTAGTCGGTTACCTGCAGGAGCTGGCATTCGACTGGCGGATTGGTTACGCCACCGCGGCAGAAATCGATCGCATCAACATTTTGCAAGCATCGCTACGGGCAATGCGGCGAGCGGTGCTGAAGCTCGCGCCGCGTCCAGCACTGTGCTTGGTCGACGGGCGCTTCGCTTTGCCGGAGTTGCCGATGGAGCAGGTGCCGATGGTTGGCGGCGATCGCCGCTCCCCCGCAATTGCGGCAGCGAGCATCCTGGCTAAGGTGTGGCGCGACGATTTGATCGCCCGCTTTGCCCAGCGCTACCCCGAGTACTATCTGGCCAGTAACAAAGGCTATGGCACACCTGCCCACGGCCAGGCTCTACAGCGATACGGGCCGTCACCGCAGCATCGCCTGTCGTTTCGCCCGTGCCGTGTAGTGTCCCCGCACCCATCGTCCGAGGATTAG
- a CDS encoding Uma2 family endonuclease: protein MVALAHKKFTIEQYQRMAEVGILTECDRVELIEGAIVEMSPLGSKHIGCVNRLAELFFMALSDVALVQVQSSVRVSDRSQPQPDLAILQRRSDFYSGKLPEPEDIFALVEVADTTINYDRTVKAPLYARADIREVWIVDLNTPAIEIYRNPSPDGYTSVQTVRPGESLAFQAFPDRPFAVGEILADAP, encoded by the coding sequence GTGGTTGCCCTCGCACACAAAAAGTTCACGATCGAGCAGTATCAGCGCATGGCCGAAGTGGGGATTCTCACCGAATGCGATCGCGTCGAGTTGATTGAAGGAGCGATCGTTGAAATGTCACCCCTGGGCAGCAAGCACATCGGTTGCGTCAATCGCCTAGCCGAACTGTTCTTCATGGCACTATCAGATGTCGCACTGGTGCAGGTTCAAAGCTCCGTGCGGGTAAGCGATCGTTCTCAACCCCAACCCGACCTTGCGATCCTGCAACGGCGCTCGGACTTCTATAGCGGCAAGCTTCCCGAGCCAGAAGACATCTTTGCTCTCGTCGAAGTAGCCGATACGACCATCAACTACGATCGCACCGTCAAAGCCCCGCTCTATGCCCGTGCCGACATTCGCGAAGTTTGGATTGTCGATCTCAACACGCCCGCGATCGAGATCTACCGCAATCCGAGTCCCGACGGCTACACCAGCGTGCAGACCGTCCGGCCGGGTGAATCTCTGGCGTTCCAAGCATTCCCAGATCGACCGTTTGCCGTCGGTGAAATCTTGGCGGATGCTCCGTGA
- a CDS encoding MFS transporter, whose translation MTQSAMHWRRLSGIVAVQGSISLGWVIYVLYLPDLLVRLGFPQELAGVLILLEHALEAIVQPLFGHLADRSERERGTRFPWIISGVVLASACFLAIPAIALFLSPASPWRWMLPATAVLWASAMAVFRSPVVALLARAAPKPQLPIAASCLTLIQQCINAIRFSAFGFILGIGPLFTFATGTFVLLGAATLLRRVTPVPASPAPVRNEPAPAISVPAIVAIIGTGIGLCWGVRFLFAGLTQTVALRFSEASGDWALLGFNVLVALTALPAGWVASQIGNTRAMAIATIATALLLGIVSSNAPMAIFLVSAAVMSFTLSTVLNGMVPFVLELVPESRASLGVGTFFGAFSGAIVFFELAFARFQGPDAGMLPGMTVLTIASGFIALGWWQLRQRDRQFP comes from the coding sequence ATGACACAATCCGCGATGCACTGGCGACGGTTGAGCGGCATCGTCGCCGTCCAAGGCTCGATTTCTTTGGGCTGGGTCATTTACGTTCTCTATTTGCCCGACTTGCTCGTTCGACTGGGCTTTCCGCAGGAGTTGGCCGGAGTTCTCATACTCTTGGAACATGCCCTTGAGGCGATCGTCCAGCCGCTCTTCGGTCATCTCGCCGATCGCTCGGAGCGCGAACGCGGAACTCGTTTCCCCTGGATTATCTCCGGCGTGGTCTTGGCATCGGCGTGCTTCCTGGCAATCCCCGCGATCGCACTCTTCCTATCGCCGGCAAGTCCCTGGCGCTGGATGTTACCGGCAACAGCAGTGCTATGGGCTTCAGCAATGGCTGTTTTTCGCAGTCCTGTCGTTGCTTTGCTCGCACGTGCTGCACCCAAACCCCAACTGCCGATCGCGGCCAGTTGCCTGACCTTGATTCAGCAGTGCATTAATGCCATTAGGTTCTCCGCATTCGGCTTTATACTCGGCATCGGTCCGTTATTTACCTTTGCAACTGGCACGTTCGTCCTTTTAGGCGCTGCTACGCTCTTGCGTCGAGTCACGCCGGTGCCTGCATCACCAGCACCAGTGCGCAACGAACCCGCGCCAGCGATCTCCGTTCCGGCGATCGTCGCCATTATTGGAACGGGTATCGGGCTCTGCTGGGGGGTACGTTTCCTTTTCGCTGGGTTGACTCAAACAGTCGCACTGCGGTTTAGCGAAGCGTCCGGAGACTGGGCACTGCTGGGGTTTAATGTGTTGGTCGCCCTGACTGCCTTACCGGCAGGATGGGTTGCCAGCCAAATCGGCAATACGCGTGCGATGGCGATCGCCACGATTGCCACGGCTCTGCTCCTCGGGATTGTCTCGTCTAACGCACCCATGGCGATCTTTCTTGTAAGTGCGGCTGTCATGAGTTTTACCCTCAGCACGGTTCTGAACGGCATGGTTCCCTTCGTTCTGGAGTTAGTCCCCGAATCTAGGGCCAGTTTGGGGGTCGGTACGTTTTTTGGCGCATTCAGCGGTGCAATTGTCTTCTTCGAACTAGCATTTGCTCGTTTTCAGGGTCCGGACGCAGGGATGCTTCCGGGGATGACAGTCCTCACGATCGCCAGCGGCTTCATCGCACTTGGCTGGTGGCAGCTTCGGCAACGAGATCGGCAGTTCCCTTGA
- a CDS encoding DUF5615 family PIN-like protein codes for MPEATESLKLLLDENLSPNIAQTLCEEDLVDAVSIRNRGHCGRSDREVWALAYKEDRILVTANVKDFEAIARASEVHGGLILLLDADLRRSEQLESLRMAIPLVQRELAEGRGMINRALYFGWRSGVQYFWEIPREQAIDEFA; via the coding sequence GTGCCTGAAGCCACGGAAAGCCTCAAACTGCTGCTCGACGAGAACCTCTCTCCCAACATCGCTCAGACTCTCTGCGAAGAGGATCTGGTTGACGCGGTCTCAATCAGAAATCGCGGGCATTGCGGGCGCTCGGATCGCGAAGTTTGGGCTCTCGCATACAAAGAAGACAGAATTCTGGTAACCGCCAACGTTAAAGACTTTGAGGCGATCGCCCGAGCCTCCGAAGTTCACGGCGGGCTGATTCTCCTGCTCGATGCCGACCTGCGCCGCTCCGAACAGCTGGAGTCCCTCCGGATGGCGATTCCCCTGGTTCAGCGCGAGCTTGCCGAGGGCAGAGGAATGATTAACCGCGCCCTGTATTTCGGATGGCGCTCTGGCGTGCAGTACTTCTGGGAGATTCCCAGAGAGCAGGCTATCGACGAGTTTGCGTAG
- a CDS encoding terminase gpA endonuclease subunit, translated as MKPQCRWYGIQGRSGDRQLVSAPSAQEISYRGRKVKGGIALYTVGTDRAKELIYAQLRVSEPGERFVNFPNRLEARYYSGLCSEVQMIHHRNGIASVRWVEVAPVASNEPLACAVSAFGHSPTWCARHRSGRLV; from the coding sequence ATCAAACCGCAATGTCGCTGGTACGGGATTCAGGGTCGCTCGGGCGATCGCCAGCTGGTGTCGGCCCCGTCGGCACAAGAGATCAGCTACCGGGGGCGCAAGGTTAAGGGTGGCATCGCGCTTTACACGGTTGGCACCGACCGAGCAAAGGAGCTCATTTACGCGCAGCTGCGAGTGTCCGAGCCGGGCGAGCGCTTCGTGAACTTCCCGAACCGTTTGGAGGCGCGCTACTACTCCGGACTTTGTTCGGAAGTGCAGATGATTCACCATCGCAACGGGATTGCGTCAGTGCGATGGGTCGAGGTTGCGCCTGTCGCTTCTAACGAACCGCTCGCCTGCGCAGTGTCTGCATTCGGTCATTCGCCCACCTGGTGCGCTCGGCACAGGAGTGGAAGGCTGGTGTGA
- a CDS encoding glutathione S-transferase yields the protein MIELYQFELSQFSEKVRLILDFKGVDYHKVEVTPGVGQFELMQASGRRQVPVIKDGEIYVGDSTEIALYLERKYPEPALLPTEPYQRGLCLMMEEWADESIGLKARQAFLGAIAHNQNLRTAVLPDDTPDFVKTIVGAVPGELLDVLGAGVGASGDALKYATDGLRQDLEALCLMLQNRSYLIGDAVTLADLTVAALSITLKFPDRTYLDIPAGLAGKGVPGLGDDSAFAPFFEWRDRLYADFRKPLTASSGPSSSDGPPTSIEIE from the coding sequence ATGATCGAGCTATATCAGTTTGAATTGTCGCAATTTTCCGAGAAAGTTCGGTTGATCCTCGACTTTAAAGGCGTGGACTACCACAAGGTTGAGGTAACGCCCGGTGTCGGGCAGTTCGAGCTCATGCAGGCATCGGGACGGCGTCAGGTCCCCGTAATCAAAGACGGCGAAATTTACGTCGGCGATTCGACCGAAATCGCACTGTATCTGGAGCGCAAATATCCCGAACCGGCACTGCTGCCGACCGAGCCTTACCAACGCGGATTGTGCTTGATGATGGAAGAGTGGGCGGACGAGTCGATCGGGCTGAAGGCCCGCCAAGCATTTCTGGGCGCGATCGCGCACAACCAGAATCTGCGCACGGCAGTGCTACCGGACGACACACCGGATTTCGTCAAAACGATTGTCGGGGCCGTACCGGGCGAGTTACTAGACGTCTTGGGTGCGGGCGTTGGTGCAAGCGGCGATGCGCTGAAGTATGCAACAGACGGGCTCAGGCAAGATCTCGAAGCATTGTGTTTGATGTTGCAGAACCGTTCGTACCTGATTGGCGACGCGGTGACGCTGGCGGACCTGACGGTGGCGGCGCTGAGCATCACGCTCAAATTCCCCGATCGCACCTATCTCGATATTCCGGCCGGATTGGCCGGCAAAGGCGTGCCCGGACTCGGCGACGATAGCGCCTTCGCACCGTTCTTCGAGTGGCGCGATCGCCTTTATGCAGACTTCCGCAAACCACTGACAGCCAGTAGCGGTCCCTCATCCAGTGACGGCCCGCCAACATCAATTGAAATCGAGTAA
- a CDS encoding 4a-hydroxytetrahydrobiopterin dehydratase: MAILLCTEAIRANLARCPGWHLNGNQIECTREFAGFVEAIAFVNKLVEPAEAAGHHPDLAISYNKVTIALTTHDAGGLTDADFAMAAAISDL; the protein is encoded by the coding sequence ATGGCGATACTACTCTGCACTGAAGCCATCCGGGCAAACCTAGCTCGATGTCCTGGTTGGCATCTGAATGGAAACCAGATTGAATGTACGCGAGAATTTGCTGGGTTCGTTGAGGCGATCGCCTTCGTGAATAAATTAGTCGAGCCGGCTGAAGCCGCTGGACATCACCCCGATTTGGCAATTTCTTACAACAAGGTCACGATTGCCTTGACGACCCACGATGCTGGGGGTCTCACCGATGCAGACTTTGCTATGGCTGCAGCCATCTCGGATCTCTAG
- a CDS encoding DUF433 domain-containing protein, with protein MVTAKAKGFESRAYPDYANWRAGLTEDPSIMGGEPVFPNSRLTAYHIGSMLDRSPDAATEAEILEDYPFLSEQDLRFAQVYARSNPRA; from the coding sequence ATGGTTACTGCGAAAGCAAAAGGTTTTGAGAGCAGAGCCTACCCTGACTACGCGAATTGGAGAGCTGGGTTGACGGAGGACCCTAGCATAATGGGCGGCGAGCCAGTCTTTCCGAACTCTCGGCTGACGGCCTACCACATCGGTAGCATGCTGGACCGCAGTCCTGACGCTGCAACTGAGGCTGAGATTCTAGAGGACTACCCATTCTTGTCCGAGCAGGATCTGCGCTTTGCTCAGGTCTACGCCCGCTCCAATCCTCGTGCCTGA
- the alr gene encoding alanine racemase: MLSWEQLPALLAQPGQIASAQQVVRQRAWVEISDRALSTNVRHLRQLLGPQTDLMAVVKADAYGHGALKVAQTVLAAGASWLAVATLQEGVELRAGGIEAPILLLGASNTPEEVEAIARWKLQPTLGAVQQALVFSETLAALGQTLPVHLKLDTGMSRLGTLWTDAVGFGRFVAQLPNLSVASVYSHLATADDPDPTIARQQHRRFTEAIGALRAANLAPPRLHLANSAAMLSDRALHYDLVRVGLALYGLYPAAHLREAVALRPVMQVKARVTQVKTIPAGSGVSYGHLFVTDRPLRVAVVGIGYADGVPRNLSNRLEVLLRGQRVRQIGAIAMDQLMLDVDAVPDVQAGETAVLLGTDGNAAISADEWAQKLGTISWEILCGFKHRLPRVSTTD; this comes from the coding sequence GTGCTGAGTTGGGAACAGCTTCCGGCGCTATTGGCACAGCCGGGACAGATCGCATCGGCGCAACAAGTAGTTCGCCAGCGGGCTTGGGTCGAAATTAGCGATCGTGCGCTGAGCACTAACGTCCGTCACCTCAGGCAGTTGCTCGGTCCGCAAACCGATCTGATGGCAGTCGTCAAAGCCGATGCTTACGGTCACGGTGCATTGAAGGTTGCCCAAACGGTGCTAGCAGCCGGGGCTAGTTGGCTGGCCGTAGCAACACTGCAGGAAGGGGTGGAGCTTCGGGCTGGAGGCATTGAGGCACCCATCTTATTACTAGGAGCGAGCAACACGCCCGAAGAGGTCGAGGCGATCGCGCGCTGGAAATTACAGCCGACCTTAGGAGCGGTGCAACAGGCACTGGTCTTTTCCGAAACGCTGGCAGCACTGGGGCAAACGTTACCCGTCCATCTCAAGCTCGATACGGGCATGTCGCGTTTGGGAACGCTGTGGACGGATGCGGTTGGATTCGGGCGTTTCGTCGCCCAGCTGCCGAACTTGTCGGTAGCCAGCGTTTATTCGCACCTGGCGACAGCTGACGACCCCGATCCGACGATCGCGCGCCAACAGCACCGACGTTTTACCGAGGCGATTGGGGCACTCCGAGCTGCCAACCTCGCCCCGCCGCGCCTGCATTTAGCGAACTCAGCCGCGATGCTAAGCGATCGCGCGCTGCACTATGACTTAGTCCGCGTGGGGCTGGCGCTTTACGGGCTTTATCCAGCAGCACACCTGCGCGAGGCAGTGGCTTTACGTCCGGTGATGCAGGTGAAGGCTCGGGTCACGCAAGTCAAAACCATTCCCGCAGGCTCGGGCGTCAGCTACGGGCACCTGTTCGTGACCGACCGACCGCTTCGGGTGGCAGTGGTGGGGATCGGCTATGCCGACGGCGTACCGCGCAATCTGTCCAATCGCCTGGAGGTGTTGCTGCGGGGGCAGCGCGTCCGGCAGATCGGAGCGATCGCGATGGACCAGCTCATGCTCGATGTCGATGCCGTACCCGACGTGCAAGCGGGCGAAACGGCGGTATTGCTGGGTACAGATGGCAATGCTGCCATTTCTGCCGACGAATGGGCGCAGAAACTGGGAACGATTTCTTGGGAAATTCTGTGCGGTTTCAAGCACCGACTGCCGCGCGTTAGCACGACGGATTAA
- a CDS encoding DUF4382 domain-containing protein, whose translation MKMRALATLALLVLTLLGCSQQSETEETDDPASAAGTASPKANELALEVSGEAYVRDGFTTKDGWELEFDRVYVTLADVVAYQVESGFDPSQSGDVETAVAVTLLPGPLAVNLAAGDESFVRAATVQDAPSGTYNALSWKLIPAQAGPAKDSTVFLGGTAAKGEQTYFFTISFDRSLSYLCGEYVGEARKGVLEAGTDAAVEATFHFDHIFGDADAPADDEINAGAVGFEPFTAFTQGPSLIAEGLDAIQSELTEEQYQKLTAALENLGHVGEGHCQLQADAD comes from the coding sequence GTGAAGATGCGCGCGCTCGCGACTCTCGCCTTGCTGGTGCTGACGCTGCTTGGCTGCAGCCAGCAATCGGAAACCGAAGAGACTGACGATCCGGCATCTGCCGCGGGCACTGCGAGCCCGAAAGCTAACGAGCTCGCCCTCGAAGTGAGTGGCGAGGCGTATGTTCGAGACGGCTTTACAACTAAAGACGGGTGGGAGCTCGAGTTCGATCGCGTGTATGTAACACTAGCGGACGTGGTGGCTTATCAGGTTGAGAGCGGCTTCGACCCCAGTCAAAGCGGCGACGTGGAGACAGCGGTGGCGGTGACGTTGTTACCCGGTCCGTTGGCTGTAAACTTGGCAGCGGGAGATGAGAGTTTCGTGCGGGCAGCGACCGTGCAAGACGCACCGTCGGGAACATACAACGCCCTATCGTGGAAGCTCATACCGGCTCAAGCCGGACCCGCCAAAGATTCCACCGTGTTCTTGGGCGGAACGGCCGCGAAGGGCGAGCAAACCTATTTTTTCACCATTAGCTTCGACCGGTCTTTGTCTTACCTGTGTGGCGAATACGTAGGCGAAGCGCGTAAAGGCGTGCTCGAAGCCGGCACAGATGCGGCAGTGGAAGCCACGTTTCATTTCGACCACATCTTCGGTGACGCGGATGCCCCAGCAGACGACGAGATCAATGCTGGCGCAGTCGGGTTCGAACCTTTCACGGCATTTACCCAGGGCCCGTCGCTGATTGCTGAGGGCTTAGACGCCATTCAGAGCGAGCTCACGGAAGAGCAGTACCAAAAATTGACCGCCGCGCTCGAGAACCTCGGGCACGTTGGCGAAGGACACTGCCAGCTTCAAGCAGACGCAGACTAG
- a CDS encoding DUF2470 domain-containing protein has translation MADPLTPQVSDRICAHMNDDHAEAVLLYARIFGQTPQATAARMESIDTEGMNLTADVAGQPTPVRVSFEQPLQTSEDAHHTLIDMVKQARQQAQAAGAS, from the coding sequence ATGGCCGATCCGCTCACGCCGCAAGTCAGCGATCGCATCTGCGCCCACATGAATGACGATCATGCCGAAGCCGTGTTGCTATACGCGCGTATTTTTGGTCAAACGCCGCAGGCAACCGCCGCGCGCATGGAGTCGATCGACACCGAGGGCATGAACCTCACCGCCGATGTAGCTGGACAGCCGACTCCGGTGCGCGTTAGCTTCGAGCAACCGCTACAAACCTCAGAAGATGCACACCACACATTAATCGATATGGTGAAGCAAGCTCGCCAGCAAGCCCAAGCAGCCGGCGCATCCTGA
- a CDS encoding DUF4359 domain-containing protein — MKLLNLAAAAGGVVVAGIGLAFAIANPGRDAYETYAVERLSAYLKDEVCQQVPQVGRGLCRTAVDSSQPLLRELVAEGTERQNFLFFSIYRTDLQLDALLPDRFDLPGGYRAETVGAFQNFYIYDVGEQGDRDGER; from the coding sequence ATGAAGTTACTGAATCTCGCAGCTGCGGCTGGAGGTGTGGTTGTAGCAGGCATCGGACTTGCCTTCGCGATCGCCAATCCCGGGCGAGATGCCTATGAGACCTACGCTGTCGAACGCTTGAGCGCGTATCTCAAAGATGAGGTCTGCCAGCAAGTTCCCCAAGTCGGTCGTGGTTTATGTAGGACTGCCGTAGATTCATCCCAACCTTTGCTGCGCGAGCTTGTTGCCGAGGGTACCGAGCGGCAGAACTTTCTCTTTTTCAGCATCTATCGCACGGATTTGCAACTCGATGCACTGCTCCCCGACCGTTTCGACCTACCTGGTGGCTATCGAGCTGAAACTGTAGGGGCATTTCAAAATTTCTACATCTATGACGTCGGAGAGCAAGGCGATCGCGACGGAGAACGCTAG
- a CDS encoding methyltransferase domain-containing protein, with protein MSSTLNRDIRRFYDASSALWERTWGEHMHHGYYGRSGTRRVPRRQAQIDLIEEFWNWGVKAGTPSASEDRPQQILDVGCGIGGSTLYLAETFNARATGITLSPVQADRASERAAAAGLDDRVRFEVADALAMPFPDNSFDIVWSLESGEHMPDKAKFLRECDRVLRPGGLFLMATWCHRPTASLAGALTDEERRHLNEIYRVYCLPYVISLPDYEEIARALGWEGILTADWSAAVAPFWDVVIASAFNLETIQGLVSSGWQTVQAALSLGLMSKGYARGLIRFGLLAARKSEYSRAL; from the coding sequence GTGAGTTCGACCCTCAATCGCGATATCCGGCGGTTTTACGATGCTTCGAGTGCCCTGTGGGAGCGCACTTGGGGCGAGCACATGCACCACGGATATTACGGTCGCTCGGGGACGCGACGCGTGCCCCGCCGCCAAGCGCAAATCGATCTCATCGAAGAGTTTTGGAATTGGGGGGTAAAAGCGGGGACGCCGAGCGCAAGCGAAGATCGCCCGCAGCAGATCCTGGACGTGGGCTGCGGCATTGGCGGCAGCACGCTGTATTTGGCCGAAACCTTCAACGCCCGCGCAACGGGCATCACCCTATCGCCGGTGCAAGCCGATCGCGCTAGCGAGCGCGCGGCAGCAGCCGGGTTGGACGACCGCGTCCGATTTGAAGTGGCCGACGCGCTAGCCATGCCATTTCCCGACAACAGCTTCGACATAGTCTGGTCGTTGGAGAGCGGCGAACACATGCCCGACAAAGCAAAGTTCCTGCGCGAATGCGATCGCGTCCTGCGACCGGGAGGACTTTTTTTAATGGCAACGTGGTGCCACCGGCCGACCGCTTCGCTGGCCGGTGCGCTGACAGATGAGGAGCGCCGCCATCTGAACGAGATCTATCGCGTGTATTGCTTGCCCTATGTCATCTCTTTACCGGACTACGAAGAGATCGCGCGCGCGCTCGGTTGGGAGGGAATCCTGACGGCGGATTGGTCCGCCGCTGTTGCGCCATTTTGGGATGTCGTCATTGCCTCTGCCTTCAACCTAGAGACAATTCAAGGGTTGGTCTCCAGCGGTTGGCAAACCGTTCAAGCTGCTTTATCGCTGGGATTGATGAGTAAGGGCTACGCCCGCGGGCTGATTCGCTTTGGGTTGCTTGCAGCTCGTAAGTCCGAGTACTCTCGAGCACTCTAG
- a CDS encoding HNH endonuclease gives MGKVLVLNASYEPLNLTSWRRAVVLLLKGKAEQLEHNGKLVYTQFPLPTVIRLRHYVRVPYKEIPLTRRNILERDNNMCQYCGTRNEQLTLDHVLPRSRGGPETWENIVAACVRCNVRKGSRTPREANMPLNRHPRRPHSSLHFELTRHLQGDRNQEWKKYVIGA, from the coding sequence ATGGGCAAGGTTCTGGTGTTGAATGCCTCCTACGAGCCGCTAAACCTTACGAGTTGGAGGCGGGCGGTCGTGCTCCTTCTCAAGGGTAAGGCCGAGCAGCTCGAGCACAATGGCAAACTTGTTTATACTCAATTCCCGCTCCCGACCGTTATCCGCTTGCGCCATTACGTTCGCGTTCCCTATAAAGAGATTCCCCTCACCCGTCGCAACATCCTCGAACGCGACAACAATATGTGTCAGTACTGCGGCACCCGCAACGAACAACTGACTCTCGACCACGTCCTTCCCCGCTCGCGAGGCGGTCCCGAAACCTGGGAGAACATCGTCGCCGCTTGCGTCCGCTGTAATGTCAGGAAAGGCAGCCGCACGCCCCGCGAAGCCAACATGCCGCTCAACCGCCATCCGCGTCGTCCCCACAGCAGTCTCCATTTCGAGCTAACGCGGCACCTCCAAGGCGATCGCAACCAAGAGTGGAAGAAGTACGTCATTGGCGCTTAG